Within Oscillospiraceae bacterium, the genomic segment ATTTGAAAGTGAAAGGAAGATCAAAATGCCGATGAAATTTGAAGAACCGGTTCGGCAGCCCAAACCGCACCGCATTGTTATGGACGACCGTCATCTGTTGAGCATCACCGGGGTGCTTGACGTGGACAATTTCGACGACGGCAAAATCGAGGCAAAGACCGAGCAGGGTGATATGATCATCGAAGGCAGCGAGTTGCACATCGTGCGTCTGATGGTCGAGAGCGGCGAACTCGTAGTTGAAGGCAATATTGGTGGTATCGCTTACATTAATGAAGCGGGTGAACAGAAA encodes:
- the yabP gene encoding sporulation protein YabP, with the translated sequence MPMKFEEPVRQPKPHRIVMDDRHLLSITGVLDVDNFDDGKIEAKTEQGDMIIEGSELHIVRLMVESGELVVEGNIGGIAYINEAGEQKSSGGFLGRLFK